Proteins encoded within one genomic window of Paramisgurnus dabryanus chromosome 13, PD_genome_1.1, whole genome shotgun sequence:
- the LOC135789236 gene encoding leukocyte elastase inhibitor-like isoform X4 codes for MESLSAANTQFSLNVFKKISEINTSGNVFYSPLCISSALAMVSLGAKGNTKDQILQVLCLNKSGPDTKTADQEDLIHSSYNKLMSELNEPGVPYMLSLANRLYGEKSYQFIDKFISETQKYYQAGLESVDFIKNSEAARVNINNWVEENTQGKIKDLLAQGIVNDMTRLVLVNTIYFKGNWEEKFKKEATVDKQFKVNKNETKPVKMMKQKSEFPLKFIPEVNSQILELPYVGKNLSMLIILPDEIEDDTTGLQKLEKTLTSEKLMEWTKPDKMYPQDVEISLPKFKLEETYDMKNLLVKLGMVDAFEMGKANFSGLSPQNDLVVSEVIHKSFVEVNEEGTEAAAATGVYMGLLLCTPPQFFNADHPFLFFIRHNPTNTILFYGRFCSP; via the exons ATGGAGTCTTTGTCAGCAGCAAACACACAATTCTCTCTCAATGTGTTTAAGAAGATCAGTGAGATAAACACAAGTGGAAATGTCTTTTATTCTCCTCTCTGTATCTCCTCGGCTCTGGCCATGGTGTCACTTGGTGCTAAAGGAAACACAAAAGATCAGATCTTACAG GTTCTGTGTCTTAACAAATCTGGACCAGATACTAAGACAGCTGATCAG GAGGATCTCATTCATTCCAGCTACAACAAACTCATGAGCGAGTTGAACGAACCAGGAGTCCCATATATGTTGAGTCTTGCCAATCGTCTGTATGGAGAGAAATCCTATCAGTTTATTGAT aaATTCATTAGTGAGACACAGAAATACTACCAGGCTGGACTGGAGTCTGTGGACTTCATAAAAAACTCAGAAGCTGCACGCGTCAACATCAACAACTGGGTGGAGGAAAACACAcaag GGAAGATCAAAGACTTGCTGGCACAGGGGATCGTCAATGATATGACGCGTTTGGTTTTGGTGAACACCATCTACTTCAAAGGAAACTGGGAGGAAAAATTCAAAAAGGAAGCCACAGTTGATAAACAGTTTAAAGTGAACAAG AATGAAACTAAACCAGTGAAGATGATGAAACAGAAGTCAGAGTTTCCTCTGAAATTCATCCCAGAGGTGAACAGTCAGATCCTGGAGCTGCCGTATGTTGGGAAGAATCTGAGTATGTTGATCATCCTTCCAGATGAGATTGAAGACGACACCACTGGACTTCAGAAG CTGGAGAAAACACTGACCTCTGAGAAGCTCATGGAGTGGACCAAACCTGACAAGATGTATCCACAAGACGTTGAGATATCTCTGCCTAAATTCAAGCTAGAAGAAACTTATGACATGAAGAATCTACTGGTGAAACTGGGAATGGTGGATGCTTTTGAGATGGGGAAGGCAAACTTTTCAGGCCTGTCCCCCCAAAATGATCTGGTGGTGTCTGAGGTGATTCATAAATCATTTGTTGAAGTCAATGAAGAAGGAACAGAAGCAGCAGCAGCTACTGGTGTTTACATGGGGTTACTACTATGCACCCCTCCACAGTTCTTCAATGCTGATCATCCCTTCCTGTTCTTCATTCGACACAATCCCACCAACACCATTCTGTTTTATGGACGCTTCTGCTCTCCATGA
- the LOC135717753 gene encoding uncharacterized protein has product MLNLGRSTAIKKKTCNKQLKSSHRRQIVDSEEKVLKMESLSAANTQFSLNVFKEISKTSGNVFFSPLCISSALAMVSLGAKGNTHDEILQVLCLKKSEPALLQMKIEDLPVCVKADPLIKHEIKKSDIPVCVKSDQPIKHEIKKSDIPVCVKGDQPIKHEIKKSDIPVCVKGDQPIKHEIKKSDIPVCVKGDQPIKHEIKKSDIPVCVKGDQPIKHEIKKSDIPVCVKGDQPIKHEIKKSDIPVCVKGQSEPPMKHEIKKSDIPVCVKGQSEP; this is encoded by the exons atgcTGAATTTAGGGCGTAGCAccgctataaaaaaaaaaacttgcaacAAACAACTTAAATCATCTCATAGGAGGCAAATCGTCGATTCGGAGGAAAag GTTCTGAAAATGGAGTCTTTGTCTGCAGCAAACACACAATTCTCTCTCAATGTGTTTAAGGAGATCAGTAAGACCAGTGGAAATGTCTTCTTCTCTCCTCTCTGCATCTCCTCGGCTTTGGCCATGGTGTCACTTGGTGCTAAAGGAAACACACATGATGAGATCTTACAG GTTCTGTGTCTTAAAAAATCTGAACCAGCTCTGCTGCAGATGAAGATAGAGGACTTACCTGTTTGTGTCAAAGCTGACCCACTAATAAAGCATGAGATAAAAAAATCCGACATACCGGTTTGTGTCAAAAGTGACCAGCCAATAAAACATGAGATTAAGAAATCCGACATACCGGTTTGTGTCAAAGGTGACCAGCCAATAAAGCATGAGATTAAGAAATCCGACATACCGGTTTGTGTCAAAGGTGACCAGCCAATAAAGCATGAGATTAAGAAATCCGACATACCGGTTTGTGTCAAAGGTGACCAGCCAATAAAGCATGAGATTAAGAAATCCGACATACCGGTTTGTGTCAAAGGTGACCAGCCAATAAAGCATGAGATTAAGAAATCCGACATACCGGTTTGTGTCAAAGGTGACCAGCCAATAAAGCATGAGATTAAGAAATCCGACATACCTGTTTGTGTCAAGGGTCAATCTGAACCACCAATGAAGCATGAGATTAAGAAATCCGACATACCTGTTTGTGTCAAGGGTCAATCTGAACCA
- the LOC135789239 gene encoding leukocyte elastase inhibitor-like, whose amino-acid sequence MKHEIKKSDIPVCVKGDQPIKHEIKKSDIPVCVKGQSEPPMMQQTPKLKEPVKSQCQPPKLQKPLEPLISSHLKEDLIHSSYKKLMSELNKPGVPYMLSLANRLYGEKSYQFIDKFISETQKYYQAGLESVDFIKNSEAARVNINNWVEKTTQGKIKDLLAQGIVNDMTRLVLVNAIYFKGNWEKKFKKEATVEQQFKVNKNETKPVKMMSQTSKFLVGFIPEVNSKILELPYVGKNLSMFIILPNEIEDDTTGLQQLEKTLTYEKLMEWTKREMMSVEKIQISLPKFKLEETYNMKNLLVKLGMVDAFEKGKANFSGMSPNNDLVVSEVIHKSFVEVNEEGTEAAAATGVVMGLLSMPPNDFKADHPFLFLIRHNPTNTIPFFGRFSSP is encoded by the exons ATGAAGCATGAGATTAAGAAATCCGACATACCGGTTTGTGTCAAAGGTGACCAGCCAATAAAGCATGAGATTAAGAAATCCGACATACCGGTTTGTGTCAAGGGTCAATCTGAACCACCAATGATGCAGCAAACTCCAAAACTCAAGGAACCTGTGAAGAGTCAGTGTCAACCTCCAAAGCTGCAAAAGCCCCTGGAGCCCCTGATTTCTTCTCACCTAAAG GAGGATCTCATTCATTCCAGCTACAAAAAACTCATGAGCGAGTTGAACAAACCAGGAGTCCCATATATGTTGAGTCTTGCCAATCGTCTGTATGGAGAGAAATCCTATCAGTTTATTGAT AAATTCATTAGTGAGACACAGAAATACTACCAGGCTGGACTGGAGTCTGTGGACTTCATAAAAAACTCAGAAGCTGCACGCGTCAACATCAACAACTGGGTGGAGAAAACGACACAAG GGAAGATCAAAGACTTGCTGGCACAGGGGATCGTCAATGATATGACTCGTTTGGTTTTGGTGAACGCCATCTACTTCAAAGGAAACTGGGAGAAAAAATTCAAAAAGGAAGCCACAGTTGAACAACAGTTTAAAGTGAACAAG AATGAAACTAAACCAGTGAAGATGATGAGTCAGACATCAAAGTTTCTTGTGGGCTTCATCCCAGAGGTGAACAGTAAGATCCTGGAGCTGCCGTATGTTGGGAAGAATCTGAGTATGTTTATCATCCTtccaaatgagattgaagacgaCACCACTGGACTTCAGCAG CTGGAGAAAACACTGACCTATGAGAAGCTCATGGAGTGGACCAAGCGTGAGATGATGAGTGTAGAAAAAATTCAGATATCTCTGCCCAAATTCAAGCTGGAAGAAACCTACAACATGAAGAATCTGTTGGTGAAACTGGGAATGGTGGATGCTTTTGAGAAGGGGAAGGCAAATTTTTCAGGCATGTCCCCCAATAATGATCTGGTGGTGTCTGAGGTGATTCATAAATCCTTTGTTGAAGTCAATGAAGAAGGAACAGAAGCAGCAGCGGCTACTGGTGTTGTCATGGGGTTACTAAGCATGCCTCCAAATGACTTCAAAGCTGATCATCCCTTCCTGTTCCTCATCCGACACAATCCCACCAACACCATTCCGTTTTTTGGACGCTTCTCCTCTCCATGA